ACGCCGGACGAGGTGTACCACCAACCAGTAAACCGATTTGTGGCCGACTTTATTGGAAGCCCTTCGATGAATTTCTTCGATGTCGAACTCCGCGACGGACGGCTGGTCGGCTCCGAGTTCGAATATCCGCTCTCGGATACCTTCGTCCGAAATCTCGACGCCGCCGACGGCGATACGTTGGCACTCGGGGTTCGCCCCGAGTACATCACCCTCGACGAACGGGGTACCGATAACGGCAATAGCATCCGTGCAACGGTCGATGTGGTCGAACCGGTCGGGAGCGACAACTACGTGTATCTCCACATCGGCGAAGCCGAGTGCATTCTCCGCACTCCGAGCGGGGTTCGCCCCTCCGCGGGTTCCTCAGTGAACGTCTCTTTCGAGGAATCCAGTCTTCATCTATTCGACGAAAAAACCGGAAAGAGCGCCTTCGAGCGTCGAGCCGAGTACCTCCCGACTTCCAACTAAAGGCTGCCTTCGCATTCTCCGTTCCTTCCTATTTTCGACCCTGCCCGATACTCTTCGACATCGTCCTGTCGGTTTCCCAGACGGAAACGCCCACATAAACGCTATCCGTACGTGTCGCAAAGGCGTATGGAGCTATCACGAACACCGCACGTAGCACGCGGCAGTCTCGCTATACAATGCGTCGAGCGCTGGGTACGTCTCTCGCAACGATTCTACCACCCAAACCGTGTTTCCAAATGGGAAAACCTATGTGGTCCCTGCAACAGTAGAAAGTCATGGATACACAGGATGAGTATCCCGTTCGAACGACGGCGAAAGCGTTCCGGGTGATCGAAGGATTGGCGGAGCTTCGTTCCGCGGGAGTCACCGAACTCGCGGCTCATTTGAACCTCTCGAAGAGTTCCGTTTACAAACATCTCGACACGCTTCGACGCCTCGACTACGTCACCAAATCTGACGACACGTACCGGCTTGGTTTCCGATTTTTCGAATTGGGAAACGGGTTGCGGGAACGAAACGAACTCTACGAAATCGCGAAGTCGTACATGTACAACCTCGCCAAGACGACCGGTGAGACGGTATCGCTGGCGATCGAAGAGTCGGACAATGTCGTTTACATCTACTCCATCCGCGCCGGGTCACCCGAGGACGGTAAGCAGGGTACTCGTGCTCCGCTCGCCGCGGACGTTGCGGGAAAAGCCATCCTCGCTTACAAGCCAGCGGCCGAGCGGGAGGCGCTCGCGAGGAGCGCCGAGTGGATGGACGAGGCGCTTCTCGCCGAGCTTCGTACGATCCGCGATCACCGTTTCGTCATCGAACGAAGCACCGCCGATGAGGGGCAAAACTGTGTCGCGGTACCCATTCGAGATACGCGAGATTACCCGCTCGGGGCACTCACCGTTTGTGGTTCTACGGCGAGCCTCTCAGGGAAACGGCTTGAAGAGGATATTACCGGACTCGTCGTGAGCGCGGCGAAGAGCATCGAGGTGGCGTTGAGTTCCTGATGCTGCTCCGACCAGTTTCCCAGACGGAAACGACGCGAAATTCCCTCCCGAGCGACTCGCACATGTTGCCTACCGATACGCGTTGATGCCGATGGGTGGGTCCGTCTCGGCATGGAATTTCAATCCACCAGAAGTATTGACATCGATAGGAGCAACTCCGATTTGTCCCACACGATCCAGCACGGCGCTTTTGGTGAGAGTTCGACTACACGTTCAACGGGTGTAGAACAGAACTCGAACCATCCATTACAGATGTAGTTATGTAATCTCACGCTCTCTATGGGGGCGTCCTCTGTCTAAGCGACGTTTACTACTCGTATTAATCTACGATCTGACCACTCTCCGTTCTGTATGATAGAACACGTTCTCGGGTAGCAACGAAAAATCGGTATTCGCTCGATACGGGAGACAGAGGAAAGAGGCGATATTCGACGCCAGACCGAGTGAAACATCGCTTCGTACGATTGTCGGAAAAGTACGTTTCGCCGATTAGAGGGTCAAAGGCCCCTCACTGTACTATTCGGTGCTCCACGAATACTAGACGTCGTGAATTCCCACGACGAATACGCCGATAGTTCTCTATACGAAAACGTGACCCACGTTGGTAGGAGTACTAATCGGAAAGGAGCACCCGTTGCTTCCAGTTCGTCGTTCGGAACGATGGCGAGAATAGTGTCTCATCGAGCCTTTGCGTCACCAGACAGGCACGACGCCTCGAAAACTATCCTTCCGAATAACCCTCGATCACGGACACGTCGGTTGAGACGGGTGTACCGTGTTTTCCTTTCTCCGTTCTCTAAAATAGAATCCTGCCCAAAATTTGGCGTCGGATGTTCATGACGACGCCGAGAGTGCTGTCTCGCTATGCGCCCGATCAGTAACTGTCGTAGACTGTCTTCTCTATCGTATAGAAGTCCAGCCCCGAATCACCTTGCTCGCGCCACGTTTCACTGGAAGAGCGCTTGAAACCGCCGAACGGGACGTGAAGCTCGAGACCGGTCGTCTTGTCGTTGACCTTCACGACGCCGGCTTCCACCTCGTCGATGAAGCGATTAGCTTCCGTATGATCATCGGTGACGATGCTCGCTGAGAGGCCATATGGGACGTCGTTCGCCACCGCGACACCCTCCTCGAAGTCGCTCACTTTGATGACCGCAATAACTGGGCCGAAGACCTCCTCCTGGGCGATACGCATGTCGGAGTCGACATCGGTGAACACGGTCGGTTCCACGAAGTAGCCCGACTCGACTTCCGAACCATCGGGGACGCCTCCACCTGCCGCGAGCGTTGCACCCTCTTCTTCGGCGATCTCGATGTAGTCGAGCGTCGATTCGAGTTCGTCAGCACTGACCTGTGGTCCCATTTCGTGTTCCGACCCGGGACCGATGTCGATAGATTCTGCCCGGTCGACGAGTTCCGCGACGAACTCATCGTACTTGTCCTCGTGGACGATCGCACGGGAACACGCCGTACACGATTGACCGGTCGTTCCGAACCCACCATTCGCAACGATATCGGCGGCCTCTGCCACGTTCGCCGACTTCGACACGACCGTTGGGTTCTTGCCACCGAGTTCCGTCTGAACGCGCTTTCCGCTATCGGTCGCCTGGTCATACACCATCTGACCGACTTCGCTACTGCCGGTGAACGAGACGGCGTCGACCGCATCGTGTCCGATGAACTCACTGCCAACCGTGCTTCCCGACCCCGTAACGACGTTCAATACTCCATCCGGGAGACCGGCTTCGTCGAGCGCTCGTGCGAGTTCGATCGCGACACCGGGTGCAGCCGAGGCCGGTTTGAGAACGACCGCATTGCCAGCGGCGAGGGCCGGTGCGAGTTTCCACGCCGGAATGGCGATGGGGTAATTCCACGGCGTAATGAGTGAAGCGACGCCGACCGGTTCTTCGACGGTGTACAGGTTCTGATTGGCGGCGCTTGGCCCTTTCACCGTTCCGCCCAAGTCTGCAGCCTTACCGGAGAAGTAATGGAAGATATCGATCGCACGCTGTACCTCGCCGTTTGCTTCGGCGTACGCTTTGCCCTCCTCCGCGACGAGGAGATCGGTCAGCTCTTCTTTCCGTTCGGCAAGCAGAGTGCCGGCTTGGCGAAGGATCCGGCCGCGTTCCGGGCCAGGGGTCGCTGCCCAGTCGTCTGCCGCAGCAGCAGCGGCTTCGACGGCATCGGTCGCATCCTCCGTACTGGAACTCTGGTACTTCGCGACGACTTCATCGGGATTTGCAGGGTTTTCGACTTCGATAACCTCGTCGGTCGCCGATTGGACCCAGTTACCATTCACGTAGTTCTGGTTTATTTCCGACATCGTACGTTCGTTCTCAGCTCTCCCATACGACTCTTACGGTACGTGGAGGGATTGACATTTCTCATATGGGTGTGAACGGTCTCCGGCCCGCGTCCCGAAGCACATGCTCCGTCCCTGAAGAGACGGTATCTTTCTGGGAGGCGAAACCACGACCGTAAATCGAAGTGCGTTGGTTGAAATACAAATCCCGTAACGTTTACTATAGCACATTCGAATCGTGTGGACGCAATGGTTGATTATGCGAAGCTCCGCGACCCGAACGCGGAGTATACGATGCGCGACCTCTCGGCCGAAACGATGGGCGTCTCCAACCGCCGTGGCGGTGTTCGCGATGCGGAAATCACCGACGTTCAAACGACGATGGTCGACGGAAACTATCCTTGGATTCTCGTACGCGTGTATACCGACGCCGGTGTCGTCGGAACCGGTGAAGCGTATTGGGGCGGCGGCGACACGGCAATTATCGAGCGGATGAAACCCTTCCTAGTCGGCGAAAACCCACTCGATATCGACCGTCTGTACGAACATCTCGTCCAGAAGATGTCCGGTGAAGGCTCTATCTCCGGCAAAACGATATCTGCGATTTCAGGTATCGAAATCGCACTTCACGACGTTGCCGGCAAGCTCCTCGAAGTCCCGGCCTATCAGCTCGTCGGCGGGAAATATCGTGACGAGATTCGAATTTACTGTGACTGCCACGCAGGCGACGAATCCGAACCCGAATCAAATGCGGCGGAGGCCGAGCGAGTCGTCTCCGAACTTGGTTACGACGCGATCAAGTTCGACCTCGACGTTCCGTCGGGACACGAAAAGGATCGTGCGAACCGCCATCTCCGGGGTCCCGAAATCGATCACAAGGTCGAAATCGTCAAGCAAGTCTGTGAAACGGTCGGTGACCGCGCGGATGTGGCCTTCGATTGCCACTGGTCGTTTACTGCCGGCAGCGCGAAACGCCTCGCTCGCGAACTCGAAGAGTACGACGTGTGGTGGCTCGAAGACCCGATTCCGCCGGAAAACCACGATGTGCAGGAAGAGATCACGAAATCGACGACGACGCCGATCGGTGTCGGCGAGAACGTGTATCGAAAGTACGGCCAGCGAACGTTGCTCGAACCTCAGGCAGTCGACATCATCGCGCCGGATCTCCCTCGTGTCGGTGGCATGCGGGAAACACGAAAGATTGCCGACCTCGCGGACCTGTACTACGTTCCGGTCGCGATGCACAACGTTTCCTCGCCGATCGGCACGATGGCTTCTGCGCAAGTCGCGGCCGCGATACCGAACAGTTTAGCGGTCGAATTCCACTCCTACCAACTCGGCTGGTGGGAGGACCTCGTCGAAGAGGATGATCTCATTCGGGAGGGTCGGATGGAAATCCCGGAAAAGCCTGGCCTCGGCCTGACGCTCGATCTTGACGCAGTCGAGCAACACATGGTCGACGGTGAGACGCTTTTCGACTAGTAGTTTATTGTATATGATATTTAAATTATACTAATATCATATGGCGATACATTTTTAACGATATCCACGAACTATTGTGTCATGCGCTATTACCGACTCCCCGGTGGAGAGCGTTCAGCGACGGATACCCTCGTCGTCGAAGACGAGGACGGAACCGCATTCGATCTGACGTCTGCATCACCTGACTTAGGTTCGTTCAAAGCGCTCGCGCGAGCGGCAAACGCGAACGACGAATCGATCGATACCGTTGCACGCAAACGTCTCGACGACGCTGATCGGTTAGATCTCGATACGGCCACTGAAGACCTTCTTCGACCCGTCATCGCCGACGAAGTCTGGGCGGCCGGTGTTACGTACCAGATCAGTGAAGAGGCACGCAAAGCGGAGAGTGGAAAGCCCGAAGTGTACATCGACGTTTACGATAATGAACGCCCCGAACTATTTCTCAAGGCGACACCGTCGCGGACGGTTGGTCCATCGGAGGATATCGGTGTGCGCGGTGACTCGGATTGGGACGTTCCGGAACCGGAACTCGGAATCGTTCTCCATCGAGGCAAACCCGTCGGGTACACCATCGGTAACGACGTATCCAGCCGGGACATCGAAGGAGAAAATCCGCTATATCTCCCACAGGCAAAAGTGTACGACCGCTGTTGTTCGATCGGTCCCTGTGTCGTTTCGGAGGAGTCGATCGAGGATCCCCACGATCTCGAAATGTCGTTGACCATCGAACGTGACGACGAAATCGTGTACGAGGAATCGACTTCGACGAGCCAGATGGCGACGACGTGTGATGAACTCGTATCCTATCTGGATCGACACAACGTCCTTCCCGAAACGCTCGTCCTCCTCACCGGAACGGCACTCGTCCCCCCGGAGTCGTTCACCCTCACGGAGGGCGACCGAGTAACGATCGACATCGACGATATCGGTCGGCTCGTGAACGGTACTGTTACCGTATAACCGAACGAGTAGTTCGTGATCAAGGACGAACCGACGCGTAGACTAATCCCGATACACGTGGCCATCTTTGTCCACATTCTTTGCAAAATACGGTATAAAGAAAATATTTATGGTGGATGGATAAATGTATATGTGTATGTCCGAAAATTCGTTTCGAGACAGACTGCTCGATGGCGAAACCGCCGTTGGCACGTTTCAGTTGCTAGACTCGGCAATGGTTTCGGAGATGATCGGCGTTGCGGGCATGGATTTTGTAATCTATGATCAAGAACACGGTCCGCTGACCGCTGAAACCACGCTCAACCTGACTTCGTCCGCACAGAACAAGGAACTCGCACCGATCGTTCGCGTTCGTGAGAACCGGGAAGCTGAAATCCAACGTGCGCTCGACTTGGGCGCGGCAGGCGTACAGGTCCCCCAGATCGAAACGCAATCGGACGCCGAGGCGGCCGTCGAAGCGGCCCGTTTCGATCCGCTCGGAAGTCGTGGCCTCTCACAGTACGTTCGTGCCGGTGAGTATACCGGAAGCGAGACCTACACGGAGGAGCAAAACGAAGAACGGTTACTGGTCATACAGGTCGAAGGAGAGCAGGGAGTCGAAAACATCGAAGAGATTCTCGACGTCGAAGGCATCGACGTCGTATTTCTTGGTCCGTATGACCTTTCCCAGTCCCTTGGAATCCCCGGAGAGGTGACCCACGAACGCGTCGAAGAACTCATGGAGCGCGTCTGTGAGCGTGCTGTCGAAACGGACACGGTCGTGGGTGCGTTCGCGGACGATACCCGAATCGCGAACAAATGGATCGATGCTGGCGTCCAATATCTGACGATCGGCGTCGAGGCTGCTCTGTTCACCGAACACCTCGAAGGCCTCGTCGATGATATCGATATCCCCTCAACTACCAGCTGAGCAATCGACGATAGCATATCGAACCGTGTTGGAGCCATACCGGTGGCGACCACACCGGGTCGAATGGTTACACAGAACGTGTTTCAAAAAACGATTGTGTCGGTGACAGTCGTTCAGTCGACCAACGAACGGGTTTCCCAGTCCTTCTCGAAGAGATTGATCGTGTGTACTTCGTCTTTTCCATCGGAGTATGCGTGTTCTTCGACGACGTCGATGTCGAGTTCGACTCCGAGACCGGGACGCTGTGGAATCTCGATATATCCGTCCTCGACGACGATCGGATCAACGAGGAGGTCATTGACCCACTCTACGTCGTACGTTTGGAAGATTTCCTGAATCATGAAGTTTGGCACCGCAGCGTCCACGTGTGCTGAAATCGCTGTCGCGACCGGACCCTGTGGGTTGTGTGGGGCGAAACTGACGTGTTCGGCCTCGGCTTGTGCGGCGATCTTCTTCGCTTCGGTAATCCCGCCGGTGTTCATGATGTCGGGTTGGATGATATCGACGTCCGTGTTCGCCAGCAGATCGCGGAACTCGTACTTCGATACCAGTCGCTCGCCGGTTGCGATGGGGATCGGTGACTTGTCCGCGACTTTTCCGAGACTGTTGATCGAGTCCGGTGGGCAAGGCTCCTCGAACCACGTTGGATGGAACTCGGAGAGCGCATTCGAGACTTCGAGCGCTTGTCCGGCGGTAAATCGACCGTGTCCCTCGATGAGAAGGTCGACATCGGGACCCACGGCCTCTCGCACCGCACGAACGATATCGACCGAGTGATTGAATTTCTCGCGATCCATTCGTTGCCACGATTTCCCGAACGGATCGAACTTCATCGCGTCGTATCCATCGTCGACGACCTGCTTTGCCGCTTTCTGCCACGTTTCGGGGTCGTCTGTCGTTTCGGTATACCATCCGTTGGCATACGCGCGGATCTCGTCACCATGGACGTTTCCGCCGATCAGTTCGTACACTGGTCGGTCGAGCATTTTGCCCTTGATGTCCCAGCACGCCATGTCGATGGCCGAGATAACCGTCGTGTTGACGACGTTTTTCGAGAACCACTCGTCGCGGTACATCTCCAACCATAGACGCTCGGTTTCGAATGGATCTTCTCCGATGAAGAAATCACTCATCTCCTCGATGGCGGCCGCAACCGTCTCCGGTTTGCTATGCGTCGTCGCCTCGGCGAGACCTTGAATCCCCTTATTCGTGTTTACGTGAACGAATACCCAGGGTTTCCATGGATTGGCGACGATATACGTCTCTACGTCGGTAATACGCAAGTCCGACATAATTATGCA
The window above is part of the Haladaptatus caseinilyticus genome. Proteins encoded here:
- a CDS encoding HpcH/HpaI aldolase family protein translates to MSENSFRDRLLDGETAVGTFQLLDSAMVSEMIGVAGMDFVIYDQEHGPLTAETTLNLTSSAQNKELAPIVRVRENREAEIQRALDLGAAGVQVPQIETQSDAEAAVEAARFDPLGSRGLSQYVRAGEYTGSETYTEEQNEERLLVIQVEGEQGVENIEEILDVEGIDVVFLGPYDLSQSLGIPGEVTHERVEELMERVCERAVETDTVVGAFADDTRIANKWIDAGVQYLTIGVEAALFTEHLEGLVDDIDIPSTTS
- the dgoD gene encoding galactonate dehydratase encodes the protein MSDLRITDVETYIVANPWKPWVFVHVNTNKGIQGLAEATTHSKPETVAAAIEEMSDFFIGEDPFETERLWLEMYRDEWFSKNVVNTTVISAIDMACWDIKGKMLDRPVYELIGGNVHGDEIRAYANGWYTETTDDPETWQKAAKQVVDDGYDAMKFDPFGKSWQRMDREKFNHSVDIVRAVREAVGPDVDLLIEGHGRFTAGQALEVSNALSEFHPTWFEEPCPPDSINSLGKVADKSPIPIATGERLVSKYEFRDLLANTDVDIIQPDIMNTGGITEAKKIAAQAEAEHVSFAPHNPQGPVATAISAHVDAAVPNFMIQEIFQTYDVEWVNDLLVDPIVVEDGYIEIPQRPGLGVELDIDVVEEHAYSDGKDEVHTINLFEKDWETRSLVD
- a CDS encoding mandelate racemase/muconate lactonizing enzyme family protein, which gives rise to MVDYAKLRDPNAEYTMRDLSAETMGVSNRRGGVRDAEITDVQTTMVDGNYPWILVRVYTDAGVVGTGEAYWGGGDTAIIERMKPFLVGENPLDIDRLYEHLVQKMSGEGSISGKTISAISGIEIALHDVAGKLLEVPAYQLVGGKYRDEIRIYCDCHAGDESEPESNAAEAERVVSELGYDAIKFDLDVPSGHEKDRANRHLRGPEIDHKVEIVKQVCETVGDRADVAFDCHWSFTAGSAKRLARELEEYDVWWLEDPIPPENHDVQEEITKSTTTPIGVGENVYRKYGQRTLLEPQAVDIIAPDLPRVGGMRETRKIADLADLYYVPVAMHNVSSPIGTMASAQVAAAIPNSLAVEFHSYQLGWWEDLVEEDDLIREGRMEIPEKPGLGLTLDLDAVEQHMVDGETLFD
- the xacF gene encoding 2,5-dioxovalerate dehydrogenase, which produces MSEINQNYVNGNWVQSATDEVIEVENPANPDEVVAKYQSSSTEDATDAVEAAAAAADDWAATPGPERGRILRQAGTLLAERKEELTDLLVAEEGKAYAEANGEVQRAIDIFHYFSGKAADLGGTVKGPSAANQNLYTVEEPVGVASLITPWNYPIAIPAWKLAPALAAGNAVVLKPASAAPGVAIELARALDEAGLPDGVLNVVTGSGSTVGSEFIGHDAVDAVSFTGSSEVGQMVYDQATDSGKRVQTELGGKNPTVVSKSANVAEAADIVANGGFGTTGQSCTACSRAIVHEDKYDEFVAELVDRAESIDIGPGSEHEMGPQVSADELESTLDYIEIAEEEGATLAAGGGVPDGSEVESGYFVEPTVFTDVDSDMRIAQEEVFGPVIAVIKVSDFEEGVAVANDVPYGLSASIVTDDHTEANRFIDEVEAGVVKVNDKTTGLELHVPFGGFKRSSSETWREQGDSGLDFYTIEKTVYDSY
- a CDS encoding IclR family transcriptional regulator encodes the protein MDTQDEYPVRTTAKAFRVIEGLAELRSAGVTELAAHLNLSKSSVYKHLDTLRRLDYVTKSDDTYRLGFRFFELGNGLRERNELYEIAKSYMYNLAKTTGETVSLAIEESDNVVYIYSIRAGSPEDGKQGTRAPLAADVAGKAILAYKPAAEREALARSAEWMDEALLAELRTIRDHRFVIERSTADEGQNCVAVPIRDTRDYPLGALTVCGSTASLSGKRLEEDITGLVVSAAKSIEVALSS
- a CDS encoding fumarylacetoacetate hydrolase family protein produces the protein MRYYRLPGGERSATDTLVVEDEDGTAFDLTSASPDLGSFKALARAANANDESIDTVARKRLDDADRLDLDTATEDLLRPVIADEVWAAGVTYQISEEARKAESGKPEVYIDVYDNERPELFLKATPSRTVGPSEDIGVRGDSDWDVPEPELGIVLHRGKPVGYTIGNDVSSRDIEGENPLYLPQAKVYDRCCSIGPCVVSEESIEDPHDLEMSLTIERDDEIVYEESTSTSQMATTCDELVSYLDRHNVLPETLVLLTGTALVPPESFTLTEGDRVTIDIDDIGRLVNGTVTV